One region of Sphingomonas abietis genomic DNA includes:
- a CDS encoding nucleoside/nucleotide kinase family protein, translating into MAPLIAIVGSDGSGKSTVGQALLEWMGEQRPAMLCHLGKQSGNLGRAIGRMPMIGRRMDRTIQKTVKDAGSRKGPSPIAALAIYAFSLRRLRRFRRMLAMRRQGIAILADRFPQLDVPDGLDGPGFGKVRHDRGIARTLAVREQKHFEWMTAHAPDLVIRLHVDVETAMLRKPDHDPAALAKKIARISDLRFGGTVPIVDIDTSQPLAIVVAEAKAAVAAMLERQPA; encoded by the coding sequence GTGGCACCATTGATCGCCATCGTCGGTTCGGACGGATCGGGGAAATCGACGGTCGGTCAGGCCTTGCTCGAATGGATGGGCGAACAGCGTCCCGCCATGCTCTGTCATCTCGGCAAGCAGTCGGGCAATCTCGGCCGCGCCATCGGGCGGATGCCGATGATCGGGCGCCGGATGGACCGCACGATCCAGAAGACGGTCAAGGACGCGGGCAGCCGGAAGGGGCCGAGCCCGATCGCCGCGCTCGCCATCTACGCCTTCTCGTTGCGGCGCCTGCGGCGGTTCCGGCGGATGCTCGCCATGCGCCGGCAGGGTATCGCGATCCTGGCCGATCGTTTTCCGCAACTGGACGTGCCCGACGGGCTCGATGGCCCCGGGTTCGGCAAGGTGCGTCATGATCGCGGGATCGCCCGGACGCTCGCGGTGCGCGAGCAGAAGCATTTCGAATGGATGACGGCGCACGCGCCCGATCTCGTGATCCGGCTTCATGTCGATGTCGAGACGGCTATGTTACGCAAGCCGGATCATGATCCGGCCGCGCTGGCCAAGAAGATCGCCCGGATCTCGGACCTGCGCTTTGGCGGGACCGTCCCCATCGTCGATATCGATACCAGCCAGCCGCTGGCGATCGTCGTCGCGGAGGCCAAGGCGGCGGTCGCCGCCATGCTCGAACGGCAGCCGGCATGA
- a CDS encoding ZIP family metal transporter — protein sequence MTGPSGMALLLGIAASGATLIGGTLALRYHRRLGVILGLAAGMVIGVALFDLLPEALALTGTRFADGSVLTMTGLALIAYMFVDRLAGGATSLSGRLRAHLAPASLTLHSFIDGTGIGLAFQLSPAAGVLVATAVIAHDLADGVNAVSLALATGDRASARRWLALNAAAPIAGVLAGSAVPVSAPILGMTLATFAGVFLYIGASQLLPRSHALRPAPSTSLASLAGALFMLVAVRLGH from the coding sequence GTGACCGGTCCATCCGGCATGGCGCTGCTGCTCGGGATCGCGGCGAGCGGGGCGACGCTGATCGGCGGCACGCTCGCCTTGCGCTACCATCGCCGGCTCGGCGTGATCCTCGGCCTGGCGGCCGGCATGGTGATCGGCGTCGCCCTGTTCGATCTGCTTCCCGAAGCGCTGGCGCTGACCGGCACCCGCTTCGCCGATGGATCGGTGCTGACGATGACCGGGCTGGCGCTGATCGCCTATATGTTCGTCGATCGGCTGGCGGGGGGCGCAACATCCCTGTCGGGCCGTCTGCGCGCCCATCTCGCGCCGGCGAGCCTGACCCTCCACAGCTTCATCGACGGCACCGGGATCGGGCTGGCCTTCCAGCTGTCCCCGGCCGCAGGCGTGCTCGTCGCCACCGCCGTCATCGCCCATGATCTGGCCGATGGCGTGAACGCCGTCAGCCTCGCCCTCGCCACCGGGGATCGCGCCTCGGCGCGGCGCTGGCTCGCGCTCAACGCGGCCGCGCCGATCGCCGGCGTGCTGGCGGGAAGCGCGGTGCCGGTCTCGGCGCCAATCCTCGGCATGACGCTGGCGACCTTCGCCGGCGTCTTCCTTTATATCGGCGCGTCGCAACTGCTGCCGCGCAGCCATGCGCTCCGCCCCGCGCCGTCGACCAGCCTCGCCAGCCTGGCGGGCGCGCTGTTCATGCTGGTCGCGGTGCGGCTGGGCCACTGA
- a CDS encoding SDR family oxidoreductase: MRIFLTGATGFIGSRIIPELLAAGHEVVGMTRSEEGARALAAAGARAHFATLEDPAGIAAGAAEADGVIHTAFDHDFSNFAANCEKDRRVIEALGSALKGSNRPLLITSGTGIGDPGDGRPAVETVFNPHHPNPRIASERAGQTLLEDGINLSVVRLPQVHDTVKQGLISPYIQISLAKGAFAYVGEGLNRWPAAHVVDVARLYALALDRAEPGARYHAVAEEGVAARHVAEVLGAGLNLPVVALAAEAAAAHFGWFAMFAHLDMPAASAKTRAMLGWEPTGPDLLTDLRNMDFGAIREM; the protein is encoded by the coding sequence ATGCGTATATTCCTCACAGGTGCGACCGGCTTCATCGGGTCGCGCATCATCCCCGAATTGCTCGCTGCCGGCCATGAAGTGGTGGGCATGACGCGATCGGAAGAGGGGGCGAGGGCGCTCGCCGCAGCCGGTGCCCGCGCCCATTTCGCCACGCTGGAGGATCCCGCCGGCATCGCCGCCGGGGCGGCCGAGGCCGATGGCGTGATCCACACCGCCTTCGACCATGACTTCTCCAATTTCGCGGCGAATTGCGAGAAGGATCGCCGCGTGATCGAGGCTCTGGGATCGGCGCTGAAGGGCTCGAACCGGCCTCTGCTGATCACGTCGGGCACCGGGATCGGCGATCCCGGCGACGGCCGGCCCGCCGTCGAGACTGTCTTCAACCCGCACCACCCCAATCCGCGGATCGCATCCGAACGGGCCGGGCAGACGCTGTTGGAGGACGGCATCAACCTGTCGGTGGTGCGGCTCCCGCAGGTCCACGACACCGTCAAGCAGGGCCTCATCTCGCCCTATATCCAGATTTCACTCGCGAAAGGCGCGTTCGCCTATGTCGGCGAGGGGCTCAACCGCTGGCCCGCCGCCCATGTCGTCGACGTCGCCAGGCTCTATGCGCTCGCGCTGGACCGGGCGGAGCCAGGTGCGCGCTACCATGCCGTGGCCGAGGAAGGGGTGGCCGCCCGCCACGTCGCCGAGGTGCTGGGGGCGGGCCTGAACCTGCCGGTCGTCGCCTTGGCCGCCGAGGCGGCCGCCGCTCATTTCGGCTGGTTCGCCATGTTCGCCCATCTCGACATGCCCGCCGCCAGCGCGAAGACCCGCGCCATGCTGGGCTGGGAGCCGACGGGGCCGGATCTCCTCACCGACCTGCGCAACATGGACTTCGGTGCGATCCGGGAGATGTAG
- a CDS encoding nucleoside/nucleotide kinase family protein — translation MKSWAVKSWNVVAGHRWLSVAILLVLCLVAAARLTLTHRDDIGLIVILCAIALIADRFWPTLDYRLTAAPMAPLVAFVGCDGSGKSTLTTDLFKAVSDVQPTAVSYLGLGSGAIGERIKRLPIIGRHVERRLARKAAQTRTRGEKIPGLFTALVVYMFSLARLRRFNQMLKLRRAGVVILTDRYPQIEYPGFYDGPGLSAASPRSRLVFALARQERRLYEYMTSFRPDVVVRLDVDVDTALARKPDHRADLLRKKVEVTPLLRFAGAPIVDLDATLPYTVVYRQAAQILGSTIARRAVDRLSAIAA, via the coding sequence GTGAAGAGCTGGGCCGTGAAGAGCTGGAACGTGGTGGCGGGGCATCGCTGGCTGAGCGTCGCCATCCTGCTGGTCCTGTGTCTGGTCGCGGCCGCACGCCTGACCCTGACCCATCGCGACGATATCGGCCTGATCGTCATCCTGTGCGCCATTGCCCTTATCGCGGATCGCTTCTGGCCGACGCTCGACTATCGGCTGACCGCCGCGCCGATGGCGCCGCTGGTCGCGTTCGTCGGCTGCGATGGATCGGGCAAGTCGACCCTGACCACCGATCTTTTCAAGGCGGTGAGCGACGTGCAGCCGACGGCGGTCAGCTATCTGGGCCTGGGCTCCGGGGCGATCGGCGAACGGATCAAGCGGCTGCCGATCATCGGCCGGCATGTCGAGCGCAGGCTCGCCCGGAAAGCCGCCCAGACCCGGACGAGGGGCGAGAAGATTCCCGGTCTCTTCACGGCGCTGGTCGTCTACATGTTCTCGCTCGCCCGTCTTCGCCGCTTCAACCAGATGCTCAAATTGCGCCGCGCCGGGGTCGTCATCCTGACCGACAGATATCCGCAGATCGAATATCCCGGCTTCTATGACGGCCCGGGGCTGTCCGCGGCATCGCCACGCAGCCGGCTGGTGTTCGCGCTCGCCCGGCAGGAGCGCCGCCTGTACGAATATATGACGAGCTTCCGCCCGGATGTCGTGGTCCGGCTGGATGTCGATGTCGACACCGCGCTGGCGCGCAAACCCGATCATCGCGCGGACCTGCTCCGCAAGAAGGTGGAGGTGACCCCGCTGCTGCGTTTTGCGGGCGCCCCGATCGTCGATCTGGACGCCACCCTGCCCTACACCGTGGTCTATCGTCAGGCCGCCCAGATCCTGGGCAGCACGATCGCGCGCCGGGCGGTCGATCGTCTGTCGGCGATCGCGGCCTGA
- a CDS encoding YceI family protein yields the protein MRRPLLVAALLIAALPAAAQAPMKLPSTPPGAPDPARLVAGHYAIEPAHTQVMFTLDHLGLSLFRGFFSEASGTLDLDPKTLSATKLSVSIPIDSVYTTSRKLNEELLSPQFFDVQHWPNATFTSTDVIPGTDGWVFVNGDLSLHGQTRPVQMRVRLHGAGKSMMGKGQAVGFDARLSLNRSEFGIGGGVPLVSDQVQLSIAAAFEQS from the coding sequence ATGCGCCGTCCCCTGCTTGTTGCCGCCCTGCTGATCGCTGCCCTGCCCGCCGCCGCGCAGGCCCCGATGAAACTGCCGAGCACGCCGCCCGGCGCGCCCGATCCCGCCCGCCTGGTCGCCGGCCATTATGCGATCGAGCCGGCGCACACCCAGGTGATGTTCACCCTCGATCATCTCGGCCTCTCGCTGTTCCGCGGCTTCTTTTCCGAAGCGTCCGGCACGCTCGACCTCGATCCCAAGACGCTGAGCGCCACGAAACTCAGCGTCTCCATCCCGATCGACTCGGTCTACACGACCAGCCGGAAGCTCAACGAGGAGCTGCTCAGCCCGCAATTCTTCGACGTGCAGCATTGGCCGAACGCCACCTTCACCTCGACCGACGTCATTCCCGGCACCGATGGCTGGGTGTTCGTGAACGGCGATCTCAGCCTCCATGGCCAGACCCGCCCGGTACAGATGCGGGTGCGACTCCACGGCGCCGGCAAGAGCATGATGGGCAAGGGCCAGGCCGTCGGCTTCGACGCGCGCCTCTCGCTCAACCGCAGCGAGTTCGGGATCGGGGGCGGCGTGCCGCTGGTCTCGGATCAGGTCCAGCTGTCGATCGCGGCCGCGTTCGAGCAGTCATGA
- a CDS encoding YceI family protein, whose protein sequence is MRFLAPALALLLAVPAVAQAPALPGAPDTSRLTAGTYALETNHTQVVFAVDHFGFSIFRGFFSQASGSLTLDPTSPDKTALTVTIPIASVHTTSDKLNEELVSADWFDAAQFPNATFVSTGITPGPQNTAEVDGKLTIHGVTKPAKLLVHFHGAGTNPMDKAFTAGFDGRLSFNRSDFGVTKYVPVVSDHVELTITAAFEKK, encoded by the coding sequence ATGCGCTTTCTCGCCCCAGCCCTCGCTCTGCTGCTCGCCGTCCCCGCCGTGGCGCAGGCCCCCGCCCTGCCCGGCGCGCCCGACACGAGCCGCCTCACCGCCGGCACCTATGCACTCGAGACCAACCACACCCAGGTGGTGTTCGCGGTCGATCATTTCGGCTTCTCGATCTTCCGGGGCTTCTTCTCGCAGGCCAGCGGTTCGCTGACGCTCGACCCGACCAGCCCGGACAAGACCGCGCTGACGGTGACCATCCCGATCGCCTCGGTCCACACCACCTCGGACAAGCTCAATGAGGAACTCGTCTCGGCCGACTGGTTCGATGCGGCGCAGTTCCCCAACGCCACCTTCGTCTCCACCGGCATCACCCCCGGCCCGCAGAACACCGCCGAAGTCGATGGCAAGCTGACCATCCACGGCGTCACCAAGCCGGCCAAGCTGCTCGTCCACTTCCACGGCGCCGGCACCAACCCGATGGACAAGGCCTTCACCGCCGGGTTCGACGGCCGCCTGTCGTTCAACCGCAGCGATTTCGGCGTCACCAAATATGTGCCCGTCGTTTCCGATCATGTCGAACTGACGATCACCGCGGCGTTCGAGAAGAAGTAA
- a CDS encoding 2-isopropylmalate synthase gives MTDTILIFDTTLRDGEQSPGCSMNLEEKLKVAAQLETMGVDIIEAGFAIASEGDFEAVTEVAKQADKAIIASLARAADGDIDRAGEAVRHARRPRIHTFIATSPLHMRVKLNKTPEQVLASIERSVSRARNLVEDVEWSAEDATRSDPEFLARCIETAIKAGATTINLPDTVGYATPETYGALFQDMMARVPNADRAIFSTHCHNDLGLGVANTLAAVMAGARQVESTINGIGERAGNAAVEEIAMAIKVRGDIMPFRTNIVSTEITRSSRLVSAVTGFQVQPNKAIVGANAFAHESGIHQDGMLKDSSTYEIMTPESVGVSTSNLVMGKHSGRAAFRSKLEAMGYELGDNAFQDAFVRFKALADAKKAVFDEDIVALVDDEVLRGHDSIQVKDVEIHCGTGPARAILTLEVDGVEKTSATRGNGPVDALFNAIREIVPHEASAMERYEVHAVTGGTDAQAEVSVVLAENGRTTRGTGTHHDTMVASVRAYVNALNKLMVKRGKRAPDAMAG, from the coding sequence ATGACCGATACGATCCTGATCTTCGATACCACCTTGCGCGACGGCGAGCAGTCTCCCGGCTGTTCGATGAATCTCGAGGAGAAACTGAAGGTCGCCGCCCAGCTCGAGACGATGGGCGTCGACATCATCGAGGCCGGCTTCGCGATCGCCTCGGAAGGCGATTTCGAGGCGGTGACCGAGGTCGCCAAGCAGGCCGACAAGGCGATCATCGCCAGCCTCGCGCGCGCCGCCGACGGCGACATCGATCGCGCCGGCGAGGCGGTGCGCCATGCCCGCCGCCCGCGCATCCACACCTTCATCGCCACCTCGCCGCTGCACATGCGGGTGAAGCTCAACAAGACGCCCGAGCAGGTGCTCGCCTCGATCGAGCGCTCGGTGAGCCGCGCGCGCAACCTCGTCGAGGATGTCGAATGGTCGGCCGAGGACGCCACCCGTTCCGATCCCGAATTCCTCGCCCGCTGCATCGAGACCGCGATCAAGGCCGGTGCGACCACGATCAACCTGCCCGATACCGTCGGCTATGCCACGCCCGAAACCTATGGCGCGCTGTTCCAGGACATGATGGCGCGGGTGCCCAATGCCGACCGGGCGATCTTCTCCACCCATTGCCACAATGATCTCGGCCTGGGCGTCGCCAACACGCTGGCGGCGGTGATGGCCGGCGCCCGCCAGGTCGAGTCCACGATCAACGGCATCGGCGAGCGCGCCGGCAATGCCGCGGTCGAGGAGATCGCGATGGCGATCAAGGTGCGCGGCGACATCATGCCGTTCCGCACCAACATCGTCTCGACCGAGATCACCAGATCGTCGCGCCTCGTTTCGGCGGTCACCGGCTTCCAGGTCCAGCCCAACAAGGCGATCGTCGGCGCCAACGCCTTTGCGCACGAGAGCGGCATCCACCAGGACGGGATGCTCAAGGACAGCTCGACCTACGAGATCATGACCCCGGAGAGCGTCGGCGTCTCGACCTCCAATCTGGTGATGGGCAAGCATTCGGGCCGCGCCGCCTTCCGCTCCAAGCTCGAGGCGATGGGCTATGAGCTGGGCGACAACGCCTTCCAGGATGCGTTCGTGCGCTTCAAGGCGCTCGCCGACGCCAAGAAGGCGGTGTTCGACGAGGATATCGTCGCGCTGGTCGACGACGAGGTGCTGCGCGGCCACGACTCGATCCAGGTCAAGGATGTCGAGATCCATTGCGGCACCGGCCCGGCCCGCGCGATCCTGACCCTCGAGGTCGATGGCGTCGAGAAGACCAGCGCGACGCGCGGCAACGGCCCGGTCGACGCGCTGTTCAACGCGATCCGCGAGATCGTGCCGCACGAGGCCTCGGCGATGGAGCGCTACGAAGTCCACGCCGTCACCGGCGGCACCGACGCGCAGGCCGAGGTCTCGGTGGTGCTCGCCGAGAATGGCCGCACCACGCGCGGCACCGGCACCCACCACGATACGATGGTGGCGAGCGTCCGCGCCTATGTGAACGCGCTCAACAAGCTGATGGTGAAGCGTGGCAAGCGCGCGCCGGACGCGATGGCGGGCTGA
- the ilvC gene encoding ketol-acid reductoisomerase translates to MRVYYDADADTGLIKQKKVAIVGYGSQGHAHAQNLRDSGVQDVAIALRAGSATAKKAQDAGFQVMTTAEAAAWADITMILAPDEHQAAIYAADLHDNLKQGATIAFAHGLNIHFGLIEPRADLDVIMIAPKGPGHTVRSEYVRGGGVPCLVAIHQDKSGNAHDIALAYASGVGGGRSGIIETNFREECETDLFGEQAVLCGGTTALVQAGFETLVEAGYAPEMAYFECLHELKLIVDLMYEGGIANMRYSISNTAEYGDIKTGPRIITEETKKEMKRVLADIQSGRFVKDFVLDNRAGQPELKAARGLAQRHPIEETGAKLRAMMPWIGANALVDKAKN, encoded by the coding sequence ATGCGCGTTTATTATGATGCCGATGCCGATACCGGACTGATCAAGCAGAAGAAGGTCGCGATCGTCGGCTATGGCTCGCAGGGCCACGCCCATGCCCAGAATCTGCGCGACAGCGGCGTCCAGGATGTTGCGATCGCGCTGCGCGCCGGCTCGGCGACCGCCAAGAAGGCGCAGGATGCCGGCTTCCAGGTGATGACCACCGCCGAGGCCGCCGCCTGGGCGGACATCACCATGATCCTCGCCCCCGACGAGCATCAGGCCGCGATCTACGCCGCCGATCTGCACGACAACCTCAAGCAGGGCGCGACGATCGCCTTCGCCCACGGCCTCAACATCCATTTCGGCCTGATCGAGCCACGCGCCGATCTCGACGTGATCATGATCGCGCCGAAAGGCCCGGGCCATACCGTCCGCAGCGAATATGTCCGCGGCGGCGGCGTGCCCTGCCTCGTCGCCATCCACCAGGACAAAAGCGGCAACGCCCATGACATCGCGCTGGCTTATGCGTCCGGCGTCGGCGGCGGCCGTTCGGGCATCATCGAGACCAACTTCCGCGAGGAATGCGAGACCGATCTGTTCGGCGAGCAGGCCGTGCTGTGCGGCGGCACCACCGCGCTGGTCCAGGCCGGCTTCGAGACGCTGGTCGAGGCCGGCTACGCGCCGGAAATGGCCTATTTCGAGTGCCTGCACGAGCTCAAGCTGATCGTCGACCTGATGTATGAGGGCGGCATCGCCAACATGCGCTATTCGATCTCGAACACCGCCGAATATGGGGACATCAAGACCGGCCCGCGGATCATCACCGAAGAGACCAAGAAGGAAATGAAGCGCGTGCTCGCCGACATCCAGTCGGGCCGCTTCGTGAAGGACTTCGTGCTCGACAACCGCGCCGGCCAGCCCGAGCTGAAGGCGGCACGCGGCCTCGCCCAGCGTCATCCGATCGAGGAGACCGGCGCCAAGCTGCGCGCCATGATGCCGTGGATCGGCGCCAATGCGCTGGTCGACAAGGCCAAGAACTGA
- the ilvN gene encoding acetolactate synthase small subunit — translation MHITQQAAERHTLSIVVDNEAGILARIAGMFTARGYNIASLTVADITEDHAVSRITIVTYGSPDVVDQIIAQLDRLVPVHRVTDLSDLGPHIERELALVKVAGTGEHRIEALRLAEVYRCRVVDSTTSSFVFEVTGNPDKIDKFCELMRELGLVEVARTGVAAIARGREAA, via the coding sequence ATGCACATCACCCAGCAGGCCGCCGAGCGGCATACCCTGTCGATCGTCGTCGACAATGAGGCGGGCATCCTCGCGCGGATCGCCGGCATGTTCACCGCGCGCGGCTACAACATCGCGTCGCTGACCGTCGCCGACATCACCGAGGATCATGCGGTCAGCCGGATCACGATCGTGACCTACGGCTCGCCCGACGTCGTCGACCAGATCATCGCCCAGCTCGATCGGCTGGTGCCGGTCCACCGCGTCACCGACCTGTCGGACCTTGGGCCTCATATCGAGCGTGAGCTGGCGCTGGTGAAGGTGGCCGGCACCGGCGAGCATCGCATCGAGGCGCTGCGCCTGGCCGAGGTCTATCGGTGCCGCGTGGTCGATAGCACGACGTCGAGCTTCGTCTTCGAAGTTACCGGAAATCCAGATAAAATCGACAAATTCTGCGAACTGATGCGGGAACTCGGCCTGGTCGAGGTCGCCCGTACCGGTGTCGCGGCGATCGCTCGCGGACGAGAGGCCGCCTGA
- a CDS encoding TonB-dependent receptor, with translation MRTLFLLGVASAALIPAAVSAQQAPVAAPTKAQDIIVTASPFVSDGSDTPTIAAKVDRETILQNGGASIADALAQVPGIAATTFASGASRPIIRGMDATRVRILEDGSSSSDVSDIGPDHGVPIDPLSAQSIEVVRGAGTLRYGSQAIGGVVNVLNNRVPMTLPTRPLSAEMDGSFDTVSNTGQGSLMADGQVGDLAVHVDGFYRHADDYDTPLGTQQNSFFHGYGETVGTSYFFGPGKTSHVGIAIMDYDAQYGIPSDTTYIDMHQTKLLTRDSFDLGSGLFRTLTFDGSYAKYQHSEKEPDGSVDSTFRNREYDGHAELLLGPIGFLQNTALGAEVQHRTFSALGEDSSYLFPTLTKSEAGYIFTEAPITAALKIQASGRIEHVSVKGTPRSDVPTRDNFTPASGSIGALLDVNKAVKLGLTFSSTGRAPAQTELFARGGHDGPDTFETGDPNLKIERANSLEGTIRVNTGGFRFEGSVYSTWFHNYIYGELTGRTCDDDGDCVVGDGDDLKELNYRQQGAHFRGLEGQASYALVKTASGGTLEAKAIGDYTRATLNHDGNVPRIPPYRVGGGLSWESKPVDAGFLFTYYGRQNRFGAFDTATPSYVELDANLAWRPLEQHPGLELAIVGHNLTNDIQRNAASLNKDDVVLPGRNVRFVVKLAI, from the coding sequence ATGCGTACCCTCTTCCTGCTGGGCGTGGCCTCCGCCGCGCTCATCCCTGCCGCCGTGTCCGCGCAGCAGGCCCCTGTCGCTGCCCCGACGAAGGCGCAGGATATCATCGTCACCGCCTCGCCCTTCGTCTCCGACGGCAGCGATACGCCGACCATCGCCGCCAAGGTCGATCGCGAGACGATCCTGCAGAATGGCGGCGCCAGCATCGCCGACGCGCTCGCCCAGGTGCCCGGCATTGCGGCGACGACCTTTGCCTCCGGCGCCAGCCGCCCGATCATCCGCGGCATGGACGCCACCCGCGTCCGCATCCTGGAGGATGGCTCGAGCAGCTCGGACGTGTCGGACATCGGCCCCGATCACGGCGTCCCGATCGATCCGCTGTCCGCGCAGAGCATCGAGGTGGTGCGCGGCGCCGGCACGCTGCGCTATGGCAGCCAGGCGATCGGCGGCGTCGTCAACGTGCTCAACAACCGCGTGCCGATGACCCTGCCGACCAGGCCGCTGTCGGCCGAGATGGACGGCAGCTTCGATACCGTCTCCAACACCGGGCAGGGCTCGCTGATGGCGGACGGGCAGGTCGGCGATCTCGCCGTGCATGTCGACGGCTTCTACCGCCATGCCGACGATTATGACACGCCGCTCGGCACCCAGCAGAACAGCTTCTTCCATGGCTATGGCGAGACGGTCGGCACCTCCTATTTCTTCGGCCCGGGCAAGACGAGCCATGTCGGCATCGCGATCATGGATTATGACGCGCAATACGGCATCCCCAGCGACACCACCTATATCGACATGCACCAGACCAAGCTGCTGACCCGCGACAGCTTCGATCTCGGAAGCGGCCTGTTCCGAACGCTGACCTTCGACGGCAGCTATGCCAAATATCAGCATAGCGAAAAGGAACCCGACGGCAGCGTCGACAGCACCTTCCGCAACCGCGAATATGACGGCCATGCCGAATTGCTGCTCGGCCCGATCGGCTTCCTGCAAAACACGGCGCTCGGTGCCGAGGTCCAGCATCGCACATTCTCCGCGCTGGGCGAGGACAGCTCCTATCTTTTCCCGACCCTGACCAAATCGGAGGCCGGCTATATCTTCACCGAGGCGCCGATCACTGCGGCGCTGAAGATCCAGGCGAGCGGCCGTATCGAGCATGTCAGCGTCAAGGGCACGCCGCGCTCCGACGTCCCCACCAGGGACAATTTCACGCCGGCGAGCGGATCGATCGGCGCGCTGCTCGACGTCAACAAGGCGGTGAAGCTCGGCCTGACCTTCTCCAGCACCGGCCGCGCCCCGGCGCAGACCGAATTGTTCGCGCGCGGCGGCCATGACGGCCCCGACACCTTCGAGACCGGCGATCCCAACCTCAAGATCGAGCGCGCCAACTCGCTGGAAGGGACGATCCGCGTCAACACCGGCGGCTTCCGCTTCGAGGGCAGCGTCTACAGCACCTGGTTCCACAACTATATCTATGGCGAACTCACCGGCCGCACCTGCGACGATGACGGCGATTGCGTGGTCGGCGATGGCGACGATCTGAAGGAGCTCAACTATCGCCAGCAGGGCGCGCATTTCCGCGGCCTCGAAGGGCAGGCCTCCTATGCGCTGGTCAAGACCGCGTCGGGCGGCACGCTGGAGGCCAAGGCGATCGGCGACTATACCCGCGCCACGCTGAACCATGACGGCAATGTGCCGCGCATCCCGCCCTATCGCGTCGGCGGCGGCCTGTCGTGGGAGAGCAAGCCGGTCGATGCCGGCTTCCTGTTCACTTATTATGGGCGGCAGAACCGCTTCGGCGCCTTTGACACCGCGACGCCCAGCTATGTCGAGCTGGATGCGAACCTCGCCTGGCGGCCGCTTGAGCAGCATCCGGGCCTCGAACTGGCGATCGTCGGCCATAATCTGACCAACGACATCCAGCGCAACGCGGCCTCGCTCAACAAGGACGACGTGGTGCTGCCCGGCCGCAATGTCCGCTTCGTGGTGAAGCTCGCGATATAA
- a CDS encoding glycine zipper 2TM domain-containing protein: MFKKVIAATALASMGVVGVAVPAQAHHHHGGYYDHGGYDRGGYGRHGGYYGDRGGYDRGYRCHRGGGTGAIVGALAGGLAGNSIAGRGDKTLGTVVGAGGGALLGNAIGRHRTRC; the protein is encoded by the coding sequence ATGTTCAAGAAAGTCATCGCCGCCACCGCACTGGCGAGCATGGGCGTGGTGGGCGTCGCCGTCCCTGCGCAGGCGCACCATCATCATGGTGGTTACTATGATCATGGCGGTTACGACCGCGGCGGCTATGGCCGCCATGGTGGCTATTATGGCGATCGCGGCGGCTATGATCGGGGCTATCGCTGCCATCGCGGCGGCGGCACCGGCGCCATCGTCGGCGCGCTGGCGGGTGGTCTCGCGGGTAATTCCATCGCCGGCCGTGGCGACAAGACGCTCGGCACCGTCGTCGGTGCGGGTGGTGGTGCGCTGCTCGGCAATGCGATCGGGCGCCATCGCACCCGCTGCTGA